The following coding sequences lie in one Vitis vinifera cultivar Pinot Noir 40024 chromosome 19, ASM3070453v1 genomic window:
- the LOC104877791 gene encoding uncharacterized protein LOC104877791: protein MSGEYSIVRFNGKNYMSWLLGSVEPHIVTHLRPHRSAQSMWAYLKKVYHQDNDARRFQLEHAIAMFQYGSLSIQDYHSAFLTLWHEYADLVTADVPIAALSTIQTIHATTQRDQFLMKLRPEYESVRSSLLNRSPIPSLDICFGELLREEQRLSTQAILEQSHGSSGTTTVAYAAQGRGPPMHSKNLQCFCCKEYGHIAATCPKKFCSYCKKKGHIIKECRIRPQNRQAQAFQTSVIVPPIATSATHDSPSTACSVPAPPAPDYCTPEMVQQMLISALSAMGFQGPGNGEADRKGT, encoded by the exons ATGTCTGGAGAATATTCTATTGTTCGTTTCAATGGCAAAAACTATATGTCTTGGCTTCTTGGTTCAGTGGAGCCTCATATTGTCACCCACTTGCGGCCCCATCGCTCCGCTCAATCTATGTGGGcttatttgaagaaagtttaTCATCAGGATAACGATGCTCGTCGCTTTCAATTAGAACATGCGATTGCCATGTTTCAATATGGTAGTCTTTCCATCCAGGACTACCACTCGGCATTTCTGACTCTTTGGCATGAATATGCTGATTTGGTTACAGCGGATGTTCCTATTGCCGCTCTCTCAACTATTCAGACTATTCACGCGACTACCCAGCGTGATCAGTTTCTTATGAAACTACGTCCGGAATATGAATCTGTCCGCTCCTCTTTACTGAATAGATCTCCTATTCCctctcttgatatttgttttggtgAGTTACTTCGCGAAGAGCAACGCCTTAGTACTCAAGCTATTTTGGAGCAATCTCATGGCAGTTCCGGGACGACAACTGTAGCTTATGCTGCCCAAGGACGCGGACCACCTATGCATTCTAAAAACTTGCAGTGTTTTTGCTGCAAGGAATATGGGCATATTGCTGCCACTTGCCCTAAGAAGTTTTGTTCTTATTGCAAGAAGAAGGGTCACATTATCAAAGAATGTCGTATTCGCCCCCAGAATCGTCAGGCCCAAGCATTTCAGACTTCGGTTATTGTCCCTCCTATAGCAACTTCTGCAACACACGACTCTCCTTCAACTGCGTGCTCTGTTCCTGCACCTCCTGCACCAGATTACTGCACCCCAGAAATGGTGCAACAGATGTTAATTTCAGCATTATCAGCAATGGGGTTTCAAG GACCAGGTAACGGGGAAGCCGATCGCAAAGGGACCTAA